One part of the Deinococcus aquiradiocola genome encodes these proteins:
- the sdhA gene encoding succinate dehydrogenase flavoprotein subunit: protein MHHKYDVLVVGAGGAGLMAALYAAKGDVSVAVISKLYPTRSHTGAAQGGVGAALGNIAEDHWEWHMFDTIKGGDYLTDQDAAEVFSKDVIEAVYELEHMGLPFSRTPEGKIAQRKFGGHTREFGKAAVERSCYAKDRTGHMILQTLYQQNVKAGTTFFNEFHVLDLIIENGRCCGVVAYELATGEIHTFQAKSVILASGGYGRIFKITSNALTLSGDLMSIYYRKGLPLEDMEFYQFHPTGLTKLGILITEGVRGEGGILRNKDGERFMERYAPTIKDLAPRDMVSRAIITEIREGRGVGPDKDAIYIDLTHLPKDVIETKLSEITDLSRTYLGLDPVTDLVPIQPTAHYAMGGIPTTIDAECIANDQGDLVEGLYAAGEVACVSLHGANRLGTNSLGDLIVFGRRAGMFASKYAKTADMPDMPEGADLYSRELVARVKDNGGSENAARIRKELQATMMDNVGIFRNGPDMQKQVDILKDLRARYNQVSVSDPSTRYNSELIETLELGFMLDCAEAMTASALNRTESRGAHDREDFHARNDEQWLKHTMAYKGENGEVRIGYKPVALKGYTRAFEPKPRVY from the coding sequence GACTCATGGCCGCCCTGTACGCCGCGAAGGGCGACGTGTCGGTCGCCGTGATCAGCAAACTCTACCCGACGCGCTCGCACACCGGCGCGGCGCAGGGCGGTGTGGGTGCCGCGCTCGGCAACATCGCCGAGGACCACTGGGAATGGCACATGTTCGACACCATCAAGGGTGGCGACTACCTGACCGACCAGGACGCCGCCGAGGTGTTCAGCAAGGACGTCATCGAGGCCGTGTACGAGCTGGAACACATGGGCCTGCCCTTCTCCCGCACGCCTGAAGGCAAGATCGCGCAGCGCAAGTTCGGCGGTCACACCCGCGAGTTCGGCAAGGCCGCCGTGGAACGCAGCTGCTACGCCAAGGACCGCACCGGGCACATGATCCTGCAGACCCTGTACCAGCAGAACGTCAAGGCGGGCACCACCTTCTTCAACGAGTTCCACGTCCTCGACCTGATCATCGAGAACGGCCGCTGCTGCGGCGTCGTCGCGTACGAACTCGCGACCGGCGAGATCCACACCTTCCAGGCCAAGTCGGTCATTCTCGCGTCGGGCGGGTACGGCCGCATCTTCAAGATCACCAGCAACGCCCTCACGCTGTCCGGCGACCTGATGAGCATCTACTACCGCAAGGGCCTCCCACTGGAAGACATGGAGTTCTACCAGTTCCACCCGACGGGCCTCACCAAGCTCGGCATCCTCATCACCGAGGGCGTGCGCGGCGAGGGCGGCATCCTGCGCAACAAGGACGGCGAGCGCTTCATGGAACGCTACGCGCCCACCATCAAGGACCTCGCGCCGCGCGACATGGTCAGCCGCGCCATCATCACCGAGATCCGCGAGGGACGCGGCGTCGGCCCCGACAAGGACGCCATCTACATCGACCTGACGCACCTGCCGAAAGACGTGATCGAGACGAAACTCAGCGAGATCACCGACCTGAGCCGCACGTACCTGGGCCTGGACCCCGTCACGGACCTCGTGCCGATCCAGCCGACCGCGCACTACGCCATGGGCGGCATCCCCACCACCATCGACGCCGAATGCATCGCCAACGACCAGGGTGACCTGGTCGAAGGCCTGTACGCGGCGGGCGAGGTGGCCTGCGTGTCCCTGCACGGCGCGAACCGCCTGGGCACCAATTCATTGGGCGACCTGATCGTCTTCGGGCGCCGCGCCGGCATGTTCGCCAGCAAGTACGCGAAGACCGCCGACATGCCCGACATGCCGGAAGGCGCCGATCTGTACTCGCGTGAACTCGTGGCCCGCGTCAAGGACAACGGCGGCAGCGAGAACGCCGCCCGCATCCGCAAGGAACTGCAGGCGACCATGATGGACAACGTCGGCATCTTCAGGAACGGCCCCGACATGCAGAAGCAGGTCGATATCCTGAAGGACCTGCGCGCCCGTTACAACCAGGTGTCGGTCTCGGACCCCAGCACCCGCTACAACAGCGAACTGATCGAGACGCTGGAACTCGGCTTCATGCTCGACTGCGCCGAGGCCATGACCGCCAGCGCGCTCAACCGCACCGAGTCGCGCGGCGCGCACGACCGCGAGGACTTCCACGCCCGCAACGACGAGCAGTGGCTCAAACACACCATGGCCTACAAGGGCGAGAACGGCGAGGTGCGCATCGGGTACAAGCCCGTCGCCCTGAAGGGCTACACCCGCGCCTTCGAACCCAAGCCGCGCGTCTACTGA